One window of Vidua chalybeata isolate OUT-0048 chromosome 14, bVidCha1 merged haplotype, whole genome shotgun sequence genomic DNA carries:
- the TMEM255A gene encoding transmembrane protein 255A isoform X3, whose product MLVASIVFISFGVIAAFCCAIVDGVFAARHIDLRPLYAGRCQYYAKSATPPEAVCHPQRRAPCTPKIKTNTCFCCDLYNCGNRVEISGGYYEYIDVSSCQDIIHLYHLLWSATILNIVGLFLGIITAAILGGFKDMTPSLPTLNCTVENAHPSVTYYSRPQVTSYNSYYHSTPHLPPYSAYDFQHSSVFPASTPSGLSDDPQSLSPSPSYMWASNAPPRYSPPYFPPFEKPPPYTP is encoded by the exons atg ctggTTGCATCGATCGTCTTCATCAGCTTTGGTGTCATCGCTGCGTTCTGCTGTGCCATAGTAGACGGTGTCTTTGCTGCCAGACACATA GACCTGCGGCCGCTGTACGCGGGGCGATGTCAGTACTACGCCAAGAGTGCGACCCCACCGGAG GCGGTCTGTCACCCGCAGCGCCGTGCCCCCTGCACACcgaaaataaaaaccaatacCTGCTTCTGCTGTGACCTGTACAACTGTGGGAA CAGAGTAGAGATTTCTGGAGGGTACTATGAATACATTGAtgtcagcagctgccaggacatCATCCACCTTTACCACTTGCTCTGGTCGGCAACAATTCTGAACATAGTTGGGCTATTCCTAGGGATCATTACAGCAGCAATACTTGGAGGCTTTAAAGACATG ACTCCTTCCCTCCCTACGCTGAACTGCACTGTTGAAAATGCACACCCTTCAGTGACCTACTACTCCAGGCCACAAGTGACATCTTACAACTCCTACTACCACAGCACTCCTCACCTGCCTCCCTACTCTGCTTATGACTTTCAG CATTCCAGCGTGTTTCCAGCCTCCACTCCTTCTGGCCTCTCCGATGACCCCCAGTCCCTGTCTCCATCTCCCAGCTATATGTGGGCCTCTAATGCACCACCTCGTTACTCACCACCCTATTTCCCACCTTTTGAGAAGCCACCACCTTACACGCCATAA
- the ZBTB33 gene encoding transcriptional regulator Kaiso isoform X1, producing MDARTAAAEGMEGKKLISATDTQYSSVLLQSLNEQRGHGLFCDVTVIVEDRKFRAHRNILSASSTYFHQLFSVAGQVVELSFVRAEIFAEILNYIYSSKIISVRSDLLDELIKSGQELGVKFIADLGISPAEGKNVPSEVKDSASGTSASSPNQRDAETQVTVIRPEGQEAADGMPVITQSFSLHGIEYETTKITVSDSDDEDDDVIFCSEIVPPKDCTKDKNTASQNQPCSSPAGASDQKSCGSGVSPHLTNTTAAQNLTLSASQLSPSQTQSGAESFVSATPQHFTPNIIVLNKPLLNSSLGASSLHQTHVTPTINLLEENQQPSNNGSVTEVEATAVDDEEVVDDDVDIISSSSPGSVSSSSLVQQSSVPKAGSTEGSGVEKKQVAAFSQEPSAKAGEFKIKISDVLSGNNKELSSSLTSKNVADGQKIITLDTATEIGGLSTGCKVYANIGEDTYDIVIPVKGDSEEGEAKPDDTPKKSGDESPKGKRMKVKHDDHYELIVDGRVYYICIVCKRSYACLTSLRRHFNVHSWEKKYPCRYCDKVFALAEYRTKHELHHTGERRYQCLTCGKSFINYQITVSHIRSVHSQDPSGDTKLYRLHPCRSLQIRQYAYISDRPSSVPGINEGGVVYRVGSGKDGTEGTTSNSPAKQITWDDIFVPQGNETIFKQNPSEGSTEFEFVIPESY from the exons ATGGACGCGCGCACGGCGGCGGCGGAAG gaatggaggggaaaaaacttaTTTCTGCAACAGACACACAATATTCTAGTGTGCTCCTTCAGTCTTTGAATGAGCAACGTGGCCATGGACTTTTTTGTGATGTTACAGTCATTGTGGAGGACAGGAAATTTCGAGCTCACAGAAACATCCTTTCAGCCTCAAGCACATATTTTCACCAGCTTTTCTCAGTGGCTGGTCAAGTGGTTGAACTGAGCTTTGTAAGAGCAGAAATTTTTGCAGAAAttcttaattatatttatagttCCAAAATAATCAGTGTCCGATCTGATTTACTTGATGAACTGATTAAatcagggcaggagctgggtgtAAAATTTATAGCTGATCTGGGCATATCTCCGGCCGAAGGCAAAAATGTGCCAAGCGAGGTCAAAGACAGTGCTTCAGGAACTTCAGCTTCTAGTCCAAATCAAAGAGATGCTGAAACACAGGTAACTGTAATCAGGCCAGAGGGTCAAGAGGCTGCAGATGGGATGCCAGTTATAACACAGTCATTCTCCTTACATGGCATAGAATATGAGACTACAAAAATTACAGTGAGCGATTcggatgatgaggatgatgatgtaattttttgttCTGAGATTGTTCCTCCAAAAGATTGTactaaagacaaaaatactgCAAGCCAGAACCAGCCTTGCTCAAGTCCAGCTGGAGCTTCTGACCAAAAATCCTGTGGCAGTGGTGTCTCTCCCCATTTGACAAACACCACAGCTGCTCAGAACCTCACTTTGTCTGCCTCTCAGCTAAGCCCAAGCCAAACACAGTCAGGTGCTGAATCATTTGTCTCGGCAACACCACAGCATTTTACTCCTAATATCATTGTGCTAAACAAGCCTCTGCTTAACTCATCACTTGGCGCCAGCTCCTTGCATCAAACACATGTGACTCCTACAATTAATTTACTTGAGGAGAACCAGCAGCCATCCAATAATGGCTCCGTAACTGAAGTGGAAGCGACTGCTGTTGATGATGAAGAGGTTGTTGACGATGATGTCGATATCATTAGCTCCTCTAGTCCTGGTTCggtcagcagcagctctttggtTCAGCAGTCTTCTGTTCCTAAGGCAGGGAGCACCGAAGGATCAGGTGTAGAGAAAAAACAGGTTGCTGCATTTTCACAAGAGCCATCTGCTAAAGCtggagaatttaaaataaaaatctcagatGTCCTTTCTGGAAACAACAAGGAATTGAGTTCGAGTCTAACATCAAAGAATGTGGCAGATGGGCAGAAAATCATAACACTAGATACAGCAACTGAAATAGGAGGCTTATCCACAGGCTGTAAGGTTTATGCAAATATCGGTGAGGATACCTATGACATAGTCATCCCTGTGAAGGGTGACTCTGAGGAAGGGGAAGCCAAGCCTGATGACACACCCAAAAAGTCTGGTGATGAATCTCCAAAGGGGAAACGCATGAAAGTAAAGCACGATGACCACTACGAGCTCATAGTGGATGGCAGAGTCTACTACATTTGTATCGTGTGCAAGAGGTCGTACGCGTGTCTGACGAGCTTGCGGAGACATTTCAACGTCCACTCCTGGGAGAAGAAGTACCCGTGTCGCTACTGTGACAAAGTCTTTGCTCTTGCAGAATATCGTACCAAGCATGAACTCCACCACACCGGGGAGCGAAGGTACCAGTGCTTGACGTGCGGCAAATCTTTCATCAACTACCAGATCACCGTCTCCCACATAAGATCAGTTCACAGCCAAGACCCTTCCGGAGACACCAAGCTGTACCGGCTGCACccctgcaggtccctgcagATCAGACAGTACGCCTACATTAGTGACCGCCCCAGCAGTGTCCCGGGGATAAACGAGGGGGGAGTTGTCTATCGTGTTGGCTCAGGGAAGGATGGCACTGAAGGAACCACATCCAACTCTCCAGCCAAACAAATCACCTGGGATGACATTTTCGTTCCGCAgggaaatgaaacaatttttaaacaaaacccgTCAGAGGGAAGTACTGAATTTGAGTTTGTGATACCAGAATCTTACTGA
- the ZBTB33 gene encoding transcriptional regulator Kaiso isoform X2 codes for MEGKKLISATDTQYSSVLLQSLNEQRGHGLFCDVTVIVEDRKFRAHRNILSASSTYFHQLFSVAGQVVELSFVRAEIFAEILNYIYSSKIISVRSDLLDELIKSGQELGVKFIADLGISPAEGKNVPSEVKDSASGTSASSPNQRDAETQVTVIRPEGQEAADGMPVITQSFSLHGIEYETTKITVSDSDDEDDDVIFCSEIVPPKDCTKDKNTASQNQPCSSPAGASDQKSCGSGVSPHLTNTTAAQNLTLSASQLSPSQTQSGAESFVSATPQHFTPNIIVLNKPLLNSSLGASSLHQTHVTPTINLLEENQQPSNNGSVTEVEATAVDDEEVVDDDVDIISSSSPGSVSSSSLVQQSSVPKAGSTEGSGVEKKQVAAFSQEPSAKAGEFKIKISDVLSGNNKELSSSLTSKNVADGQKIITLDTATEIGGLSTGCKVYANIGEDTYDIVIPVKGDSEEGEAKPDDTPKKSGDESPKGKRMKVKHDDHYELIVDGRVYYICIVCKRSYACLTSLRRHFNVHSWEKKYPCRYCDKVFALAEYRTKHELHHTGERRYQCLTCGKSFINYQITVSHIRSVHSQDPSGDTKLYRLHPCRSLQIRQYAYISDRPSSVPGINEGGVVYRVGSGKDGTEGTTSNSPAKQITWDDIFVPQGNETIFKQNPSEGSTEFEFVIPESY; via the coding sequence atggaggggaaaaaacttaTTTCTGCAACAGACACACAATATTCTAGTGTGCTCCTTCAGTCTTTGAATGAGCAACGTGGCCATGGACTTTTTTGTGATGTTACAGTCATTGTGGAGGACAGGAAATTTCGAGCTCACAGAAACATCCTTTCAGCCTCAAGCACATATTTTCACCAGCTTTTCTCAGTGGCTGGTCAAGTGGTTGAACTGAGCTTTGTAAGAGCAGAAATTTTTGCAGAAAttcttaattatatttatagttCCAAAATAATCAGTGTCCGATCTGATTTACTTGATGAACTGATTAAatcagggcaggagctgggtgtAAAATTTATAGCTGATCTGGGCATATCTCCGGCCGAAGGCAAAAATGTGCCAAGCGAGGTCAAAGACAGTGCTTCAGGAACTTCAGCTTCTAGTCCAAATCAAAGAGATGCTGAAACACAGGTAACTGTAATCAGGCCAGAGGGTCAAGAGGCTGCAGATGGGATGCCAGTTATAACACAGTCATTCTCCTTACATGGCATAGAATATGAGACTACAAAAATTACAGTGAGCGATTcggatgatgaggatgatgatgtaattttttgttCTGAGATTGTTCCTCCAAAAGATTGTactaaagacaaaaatactgCAAGCCAGAACCAGCCTTGCTCAAGTCCAGCTGGAGCTTCTGACCAAAAATCCTGTGGCAGTGGTGTCTCTCCCCATTTGACAAACACCACAGCTGCTCAGAACCTCACTTTGTCTGCCTCTCAGCTAAGCCCAAGCCAAACACAGTCAGGTGCTGAATCATTTGTCTCGGCAACACCACAGCATTTTACTCCTAATATCATTGTGCTAAACAAGCCTCTGCTTAACTCATCACTTGGCGCCAGCTCCTTGCATCAAACACATGTGACTCCTACAATTAATTTACTTGAGGAGAACCAGCAGCCATCCAATAATGGCTCCGTAACTGAAGTGGAAGCGACTGCTGTTGATGATGAAGAGGTTGTTGACGATGATGTCGATATCATTAGCTCCTCTAGTCCTGGTTCggtcagcagcagctctttggtTCAGCAGTCTTCTGTTCCTAAGGCAGGGAGCACCGAAGGATCAGGTGTAGAGAAAAAACAGGTTGCTGCATTTTCACAAGAGCCATCTGCTAAAGCtggagaatttaaaataaaaatctcagatGTCCTTTCTGGAAACAACAAGGAATTGAGTTCGAGTCTAACATCAAAGAATGTGGCAGATGGGCAGAAAATCATAACACTAGATACAGCAACTGAAATAGGAGGCTTATCCACAGGCTGTAAGGTTTATGCAAATATCGGTGAGGATACCTATGACATAGTCATCCCTGTGAAGGGTGACTCTGAGGAAGGGGAAGCCAAGCCTGATGACACACCCAAAAAGTCTGGTGATGAATCTCCAAAGGGGAAACGCATGAAAGTAAAGCACGATGACCACTACGAGCTCATAGTGGATGGCAGAGTCTACTACATTTGTATCGTGTGCAAGAGGTCGTACGCGTGTCTGACGAGCTTGCGGAGACATTTCAACGTCCACTCCTGGGAGAAGAAGTACCCGTGTCGCTACTGTGACAAAGTCTTTGCTCTTGCAGAATATCGTACCAAGCATGAACTCCACCACACCGGGGAGCGAAGGTACCAGTGCTTGACGTGCGGCAAATCTTTCATCAACTACCAGATCACCGTCTCCCACATAAGATCAGTTCACAGCCAAGACCCTTCCGGAGACACCAAGCTGTACCGGCTGCACccctgcaggtccctgcagATCAGACAGTACGCCTACATTAGTGACCGCCCCAGCAGTGTCCCGGGGATAAACGAGGGGGGAGTTGTCTATCGTGTTGGCTCAGGGAAGGATGGCACTGAAGGAACCACATCCAACTCTCCAGCCAAACAAATCACCTGGGATGACATTTTCGTTCCGCAgggaaatgaaacaatttttaaacaaaacccgTCAGAGGGAAGTACTGAATTTGAGTTTGTGATACCAGAATCTTACTGA
- the NKAP gene encoding NF-kappa-B-activating protein encodes MAPASRSRSPPAASSERRGRRSRSRSRSRSRERNGPRRLSHRRSRSRSRSPGAPRSSAHHGHHHHGKWPEYYEKEKEEILRQRRLNERERIGELGAPEVWGLSPKVPDPDSDEHTPVEDEEAKSKSSSSDSSSEEEKKKKKKKKQKKKRKASKRKRRKHSEDSDSDSESEQNSSDEDKKKSKKRKKKNKKKKYKKKKAKKSRRESSDSSSEDSDDEMLQGDDLWIERSKNTEADSLIGPEAPKTHASQDDRPLNYGHALLPGEGAAMAEYVKAGKRIPRRGEIGLTSEEIASFESSGYVMSGSRHRRMEAVRLRKENQIYSADEKRALASFNQEERRKRENKILASFREMVYRKTKGKEEK; translated from the exons ATGGCTCCCGcgtcccgctcccgctccccgcccgccgccaGCTCCgagcgccgcggccgccgctcccggtcccgctcccgctcccgctcccgcgAGCGCAATGGCCCGAGGCGCCTGAGCCACCGGCGGAGCCGCAGCCGGTCCCGGAGCCCCGGCGCGCCGCGCTCCTCCGCTCACCACGGGCACCACCACCACGGCAAATGGCCCGAGTACTAcgagaaggagaaggaggagatcCTGCGGCAGAG gaGACTcaatgagagagagagaattggAGAACTGGGGGCACCTGAAGTCTGGGGGCTGTCACCAAAAGTTCCTGACCCAGA TTCCGATGAGCACACACCGGTAGAAGATGAAGAGGCAAAATCTAAGAGTAGTTCTTCAGATTCCAGCTCAGAAG aggaaaagaagaaaaagaagaagaaaaaacaaaagaaaaaacgTAAAGCATCCAAAAGAAAGCGCAGGAAACATTCTGAGGACAGCGACAGTGACTCAGAGTCTGAGCAGAACTCCAGTG atgaagataaaaagaaaagcaagaagaggaaaaagaagaacaagaa GAAGAAgtataagaaaaagaaagctaagAAGAGCAGGAGAGAATCCAGTGATTCAAGTAGCGAAGATTCCGATGATGAAATGCTTCAAGGGGACGATCTCTGGATAGAGAGATCAA AAAATACTGAAGCTGATAGTTTGATTGGACCAGAGGCTCCCAAAACTCATGCATCTCAGGACGATAGGCCTTTGAA CTATGGACATGCCCTCCTGCCCGGTGAAGGTGCAGCCATGGCAGAGTACGTAAAAGCAGGGAAACGCATTCCCCGCAGAGGTGAAATCGGCTTGACAAGTGAAGAGATCGCTTCGTTTGAGAGCTCTGGTTATGTCATGAGTGGCAGCAG ACACCGGCGCATGGAAGCTGTGCGTCTGCGGAAAGAGAACCAGATCTACAGCGCGGATGAAAAGAGAGCTCTGGCATCCTTCAaccaggaggagaggaggaaacgAGAGAATAAGATCCTTGCAAGCTTTCGAGAGATGGTCTACAGAAAGACTaaaggcaaagaggaaaaataa
- the AKAP14 gene encoding A-kinase anchor protein 14 — MDEEKEEAASEEKDHIPQEDERSSTEECLPEAKEKEKENKHVIKNIPWTTAKNFTVERGQQQIEELISTWDIHESWRHHSEFLEEEELKDSKRYHYRACWALPTRRKPIPRATASVYFVIVISKFKPDTAPVEVFYRLESSRLIRRPEQCQFREKWLQDITENKILCAERLASQ; from the exons ATGGAcgaggaaaaggaagaagctgCCAGTGAGGAAAAAGATCACATCCCCCAGGAAGATGAGAGAAGCAGTACAGAGGAATGTCTTCCAGAGgccaaggaaaaagagaaag AAAACAAGCATGTCATCAAAAATATCCCGTGGACCACAGCCAAGAACTTCACAGTAGAGAGAGGACAGCAGCAAATTGAAGAACTAATTTCT ACATGGGACATTCATGAAAGCTGGCGTCACCACTCAGAATTTCTCGAGGAAGAAGAACTTAAGGACAGCAAGAGGTACCATTACAGAGCTTGCTGGGCTCTCCCAACACGCAGAAAACCCATCCCACGAGCAACAGCGAGTGTCTATTTCGTTATAGTGATCTCCAAATTCAAACCTGAC ACTGCACCTGTGGAGGTGTTCTACAGACTGGAGTCCAGCAGGCTGATTCGGAG GCCAGAACAGTGTCAATTTAGAGAAAAGTGGCTTCAGGacataactgaaaataaaatcctgtgtGCAGAAAGACTTGCTTCCCAATGA